In one Trichosurus vulpecula isolate mTriVul1 chromosome 8, mTriVul1.pri, whole genome shotgun sequence genomic region, the following are encoded:
- the PPP1R3E gene encoding protein phosphatase 1 regulatory subunit 3E — protein sequence MSRERPPRTDIPRNLSFIAALSERAYYRSQRPSLEEEPQPEEEEPELREGGGARLRPRSRALAPGRGRRARSAPAGGGARAPRSRSPDTRKRVRFADALGLELAAVRRFSPGELPRVPRHVQIQLQRDALRHFGPCPPRTRSLQEARAALEPAREPGFAARLQAQRICLERAEAGPLGVAGSARVLDLAYEKRVSVRWSADGWRSQREAPATYAGPAPPPPRADRFAFRLPAPPTGGSLLFALRYRVTGLEFWDNNGGRDYALRGPDSPGTGSGSDPEPQGWIHFI from the exons ATGTCTCGAGAGAGGCCCCCCCGCACCGACATCCCCCGCAACCTCAGCTTCATAGCGGCGTTGAGCGAGCGCGCCTACTACCGCAGCCAGCGGCCCAGCCTGGAGGAGGAGCCGCAGCCCGAGGAGGAGGAGCCGGAGCTCCGCGAGGGGGGCGGGGCACGCCTCAGGCCTCGCTCCCGCGCCTTAGCCCCCGGGCGAGGCCGGCGGGCCCGTTCTGCCCCCGCCGGAGGGGGCGCCCGGGCCCCGCGCAGCCGCAGCCCGGACACCCGCAAGCGGGTGCGCTTCGCCGACGCGCTGGGGCTGGAGCTGGCAGCCGTCCGCCGCTTCAGCCCCGGGGAGCTCCCTCGCGTGCCCCGCCACGTGCAGATCCAGCTGCAGCGCGACGCCCTCAGGCACTTCGGGCCCTGCCCCCCCAGAACCCGCAGTCTCCAG GAGGCGCGCGCTGCCCTCGAGCCCGCCCGCGAGCCCGGCTTCGCCGCCCGCCTGCAGGCCCAGCGCATATGCCTGGAACGAGCAGAGGCGGGCCCGCTGGGCGTGGCTGGGAGCGCGCGCGTGCTGGACCTGGCCTACGAGAAACGCGTGAGCGTGCGCTGGAGCGCGGACGGTTGGCGCAGCCAGCGCGAAGCTCCCGCCACCTACGCAGGCCCGGCTCCGCCCCCGCCGCGAGCGGATCGATTCGCCTTCCGCTTGCCCGCCCCGCCAACCGGAGGCTCCCTGCTTTTCGCCCTGCGCTACCGCGTAACAGGTCTTGAGTTCTGGGACAACAACGGCGGCCGCGACTACGCACTGCGCGGGCCCGACTCCCCCGGCACCGGGAGCGGCAGCGACCCTGAACCCCAGGGCTGGATTCACTTTATCTGA